Part of the Candidatus Methylomirabilota bacterium genome, TCTTGATGGGCGACGCCGTGGAGCCGCGGCGAGAGTTCATCGAGAGGAACGCCCTGGACGTGGTCAACCTCGATATCTAGGAGCTCCCCCCGCTTCCATGTCCCCCGAGCGCCAGACCCCCGTCCCGATCGAAGAGGAGATGCGGAAGTCGTATCTCGACTACGCCATGTCCGTCATCGTCGGACGGGCGCTGCCGGATATCCGCGACGGCCTGAAGCCCGTGCATCGCCGCGTGCTCTACACCATGAACGTGATCGGGGTGGCCTGGAATCGGCCCTACAAGAAGTCCGCGCGCATCGTGGGCGACTGCATGGGCAAGTACCATCCGCACGGCGATGCCCCCATCTACGAGGCGCTCGTGCGCATGGTGCAGGAGTTCTCGCTCCGCTATCCGCTCGTGGACGGGCAGGGGAATTTCGGCTCGATCGACGGCGACCCCGCGGCGGCCATGCGATACACGGAAGCGCGCCTGGCCAAGATCGCCCACGAGATGCTGGCGGACATCGACAAGGACACCGTCGACTTCGTTCCGAATTATGACGAGAACGAGCAGGAGCCGGTCGTCCTGCCCACGCGGATCCCGAACCTCCTCGTCAACGGTTCATCGGGGATCGCCGTCGGCATGGCCACCAACATCCCGCCCCACAACCTCACGGAGGTGGTGGACGGGCTCATCATGCTGATCGAGAATCCGGACGCCACCGTGGACGATCTGATAAAGGTGATTCCCGGCCCGGACTTCCCGACGCGAGGCTTCATCTACGGCCGGACGGGTATCCGCGAAGCCTATACGACGGGGCGGGGCATCATCACGCTACGGGCCAAGGTTCACAAGGAGAGCCTTCGGGGTGGCCGCGAGGCGATCATCGTCACGGAGCTGCCGTACCAGGTCAACAAGGCGACGCTGATCGAGAAGATCGGCGAGCTGATCCGCGACAAGAAGATCGAGGGGATCTCGGAGCGGCGCGACGAGTCGAGCCGCGAGGGCATCCGGATCGTGCTGGAGCTCGGCCGCGGAGAGATCCCGGAGATCATCATCAACCAGCTTTACAAGCACACCCAGATGCAGACCACTTTCGGCATCATCATGCTCGCGCTGGTCGGACGGCGGCCGCAAGTCGTCACGCTCAAGCAGATGCTCACCGAGTTCATCGGCTTCCGACGCGAAGTGGTCACGCGCCGCACCCAGTACGACCTCGCGCGGGCCGAGGAGAAGGCGCACATCCTCGAGGGCCTGCGCAAGGCAGTCGATCAGCTCGATCTCGTGATCCGGCTCATCCGCCAGGCCGAGGATCCCGCCGCCGCCAAGGAAGCCTTGATTCGCCGCCTCGGGCTCTCGGAGATCCA contains:
- the gyrA gene encoding DNA gyrase subunit A → MSPERQTPVPIEEEMRKSYLDYAMSVIVGRALPDIRDGLKPVHRRVLYTMNVIGVAWNRPYKKSARIVGDCMGKYHPHGDAPIYEALVRMVQEFSLRYPLVDGQGNFGSIDGDPAAAMRYTEARLAKIAHEMLADIDKDTVDFVPNYDENEQEPVVLPTRIPNLLVNGSSGIAVGMATNIPPHNLTEVVDGLIMLIENPDATVDDLIKVIPGPDFPTRGFIYGRTGIREAYTTGRGIITLRAKVHKESLRGGREAIIVTELPYQVNKATLIEKIGELIRDKKIEGISERRDESSREGIRIVLELGRGEIPEIIINQLYKHTQMQTTFGIIMLALVGRRPQVVTLKQMLTEFIGFRREVVTRRTQYDLARAEEKAHILEGLRKAVDQLDLVIRLIRQAEDPAAAKEALIRRLGLSEIQARHILDMRLQRLTQLERHKIVEEHEQTLALITDLKDILASEQRLMGIIKDELIALKNEFGDERRTEIVGETQDLTIEDLMADDDMVVTITRSGYIKRTHVEAYRSQKRGGKGVTGMETKEEDIVEDLFVASTHSFLLFFTNKGKVHWLKVHEIPEGGRQAKGKAMVNVLSLADGEMVATCVPVRDFESGGYVLLSTKRGTVKKTELSAFSHPRAGGILAISLDDGDEVMAARRTDGQREVLLSTKQGMIIRFPEEDVRPMGRTAGGVRGIEVDEGDQVIAAEVVQEGVSVFTITERGYGKRTPLEEYRLQGRAGKGIIDIKTEGRNGSVVGMLQIRETDDILVVTTKGKMIRIHGGDITSQGRNTMGVRVIDLDADDRVGSLARVEAEAEPAGAPSS